In Drosophila subpulchrella strain 33 F10 #4 breed RU33 chromosome 4, RU_Dsub_v1.1 Primary Assembly, whole genome shotgun sequence, the genomic stretch CATCAATGGAACAGTCATTAAAGTTTTCGTAACGACATTCATCAAAATCTAAAACGATGAAAAtgataacattttaaaagaattaaccttaagtatttaaaattaaaaccttTAAATTCTAGTAAGTGTAGACTGTTTTTTGAAGTGTAAAATCCAGTGCCTCCAATACTGAAGTTGCTTTGCCGTAAATACTTTTGAAATACGGAATTAAGTTGTTCCTCATCGCTATTTTCTGATAactgtgtatatatattattatttttttatttttttcatttaatagTATTTAAATGCTCACCTGTAGCAAGAATGTAACCGTTAACTTATCTTTTTCTTCGGCAAAAACATTTCGTAATTGCACACCATGAAAAATATCTCTATAATCAGATTGCATAACCATGCGATCAGCGGCTtctaataaaattttatttatatatggAGTTTCGGTTTTCAAattactttttataatatcgCGAGGCTTGAAAGAGTTGTTTCCCGCCCAGTTGGCTTGAAACTTCATTTCGTATGTATAAGTagctaaaataaatataaagaaatgtcAGTCATAGAAAAGCAATAAAACAGTTATACATACGTTTGCAAGGTCGGTCGGGAAACATGCGTCCAAAACTTGGTCGACATTCACAAAGACTCGAGGATTCGGTATTGTTAGCATAAGTAACGCATAATTCATTTTTGTTCAATCTGCACGGCGGATGGCAACCATTAGAAGAATTGTTTTTCTTCATATAATTTGTCGTTGAAAAAGaatcagcaacaacagcacCCAGAAGCATACTATTTATGTCACTGGGAGCATACCCATGCTCATCTCGGGTAGAACCTAAGCTCGATTTGTTTGAAAGCCTAACACTGTTCACAGTAAGAGATGGCTTCGCTAGATAGTCTGAAGTCTTTAAACTTTTAGACATTTCACTTAAATTTGCAACACTACTTCTGTTCATTCCTTGTGGCTGCTTGCTTATCCTTGAGGATGTAAGTACTTTGTCTAAACTGATCGAAATCGGTTTCTTCATATAGTTTTTCGATGAGTAAGCAATTGAGTGATTACTAGATATGTATTTTTTTGCatctaaactttttttgattACAGATAAGTTTCTTATATTGACAGTTTTCGTTTTAGTGGGTTTCAATATGTTTAAATATTCGGTTGTTTTCCTTGTATGCGTAGATATAGAAGGCAAGGGACTTGTTGTTTTCGGATTTTCTACTATTACTGACATTGTATCCCATTCCAATGTTCTTTTTGAAACTGAAGTAATTTCATCCTGCAACATTTCAGATGGTTCAAGCATTTTGATATCGTGCCtaagtttttttaataaattatttttgcaaCCTTTAGTGTGGCATTTTATGCCTAAAGTCGAATCTCGCCAGTTTTGACTAGAGTCAGAATGCGGCTCTcgtattaatattaatgaaaatGTGTCTGCATTAGAAACTGGTAttactgaactgtattggagACTGTTCAGGGGTATTACGAAAGATGGTTTGAACTGGAGGTCGTCGTTTGACGTGAGCATAAAAGAATTTGAATCCTTAGATATTTTTGATTTCAGTTGAGAACGTTCGTTAGCGACAAATAAGTGACTTGTGTTAGACGTGTTTGTTTTCAAAACAAATTTGGAATTTACAGAGTCAATTGAATACTCTGTTAAGGGTTCGACACGAAAATGTTCAGCTGTTGTCAGAAGCACCTTACTTATATTGCCGGTCTgaatacttttttttgaaGACATCAACGAACTTGTAATTGTTTGTACGCTCTTAGGCATTGTGacacttaaatatttaatcattGATGCCCATTTATTTGATGCAGTGTTAATGTTAAGATCGCGTTTTTTAGTAGTATTAagctttaaaaaatgcaatgATTCGTTTGAGTTTTCTGTCTTTTGGTCTTGCTCagtaaatttttttatcttttcTTTTGGAATGCCATAAACATGTCTTATTGGTTTACCATTTGAATTATCTGAATAATTCAGtttagaattaaattgagAAAAATATTCATTTCTGTATATTGAAGTATACTTGCTTAATCCGCTTTGTCTTTTAGCATCCTTAAACGAAACCGAATGCTGAGCATTCTCATAGTTGGTTAATATATTGTTTCGTACTTTAAATTTAGTATCAGTCTCATCGGGCTTTAGGTCTTCATGTTGAACAGGAAAAACTCTCTTACGGTTAGTCGTTAGCTGGACTTCAACCTTATCGTCGCTAAGAGGTATTTTAACATGTGACATTAAAAAACTATCAATATGCCCTCTTACGGTTGTTGCGTACGGAATATTCTCTGAGTCTCTTTTAAAAGTTAGAGGGCGAGCATGCATATTAACTGTATGGCTAATGACGtcatttttaaagttaacTTGGTGAATGACAGAAAATGTAGATACACCTAACGGCTTTCTGTAAGACAAAGTAGGTTTTAAAGAGTCTAAAGAACAATCATGACTTAAAGAATAGTCAAAGGTATTTGACAAAGCTAAATAACTTTTAGTAGCTGGCCGAATTTCACCAAAAATTTGTGGTACTCGAAAAACATCTAAAATTTGATTGTTGTAAAATTCAGTATTTAAGCTAATTGGTGACTGAGAAGAATAATGATCATGAATCGGATTGTTTTGTAACATTGTAATAGGTGAAAACCTAATTTTACCAGGTGTTCTTGTTCTCCCCAATTGAGACTGGAAAGTTGATGGATACTGTAGTAGAACTTGTCGATTTACAGGTAGTGGTGGAGGCTTTAATAAACTGGCGTACTCTATCATAAATTCATTTCTATTCGAAAGGGAATTTTGTAACATCGTTGAATAAATCGTTGGAATACTGGGGTAAAACGAATTTATCGAATTTAAATGACGATACGTTATGGTAGTTCTATTGCCGGCTAACAATGTTTGTGAAACTgtttcatcaatatttggcCTTCCAAATATAACATTGGCGCTGGCCGTTATAAGCTCGCCGGGTCTTATGGGAATACCGGTATTGATGAACGCGTTCTTATGCACCATagatatttctttatttcccAAGGAAGTCGAATGTTTTGTTAGATTATGTTTTATACACTTATTTAGTACATCCATCTTTGGTGGATATATATGTAATgtgttaatttttaattttccgaGTAAATCAGCCGTTGTTGGTTTTGCATTTGTTGTGTTTAAGGGTTTGCCTTTTACATTTTGCTCTAAAGGTATATAAATAGGTTCTTTTATTGTTGCTAATGTTGTGTGGCTTTGAGCtgaatttgtttttgatttttctttattaaatttttgtgTATGAAGTTGCGCCTTATGTGTATTAGttagttgtttttttattaagtgTGCTACGACATTCAGCATTGGGCGGAATCGCTCCAAATTTAAGTGTTCAGTAATGATGGCCTGTGAAGATACTAATGAACTGTACTGTGAAGgctttaatttattattattttttgtgaaCACTTCACTATTTTCAGATTCCGATAATATTAATTCTGTAATGTTTTTCTTATAAATTTTCTGGTTGAGGTTTAATTTTTCTGATGTGTTTATGTTATTTTCAGAAAAGTCTGGTAGCTTTGAACTAAAAGTTGGTTTTCTCTCATTAGATATGGATGTAGCATTAACGAAACTCATTTCTGAGTTCAAGTATTCTTTCGACTTCTTCATAGTGGAAATATAATTCAAGTTTGGTTTTTTGATTATATTCACGGCAGTTACTTGAATAGTTTCACCTGCCCCCAATGTGGCCATTGTAACAATAGTTTGACGTTGGTTTTTTCTCATTTTAAGCATAAGTTCGGATTTAATCGAAATTAAAAGATCTGAGTTTAACAGAGAGTTACCCACAGTATTAGTagcaatattttttataacgtGAGTGTGGTCACTTTCACATACTCTCATTGTCAAAGAAACATATGATGCTGTTCTAGTTAAACTACTATTGAACGTAGCTGTACAAATTGTACGTGTTTCTAATAAGGTCTTGGTTGAGTATATCATCAGGTAGTCAGATTGTTCCATGTTAATTACCGAAGCtgataaattaatttttttgtccgaaaTTGAAAAGTAATCAGGTCCTTTCGGATTATTATGAGTTGAAACCGTTGCTGGAAGGGACTCTGTAATAACGACTTGGGTGAGATTATTTTTACTTGTGCCATATGTTGGTGTTTGGTATTTGTCGTAGACAGTTTTAGTAAGCAATATTTGACTGAAGTAGGTATTTGTGTTAGGCGAAAGGTCCTCTGATGAACTTATAAAGGTCAAGAAATGTGCAGGTCTCGTGATTGTATttgtaatattatattttgaaGCTACTACCATTAGAGTTGATTCTGGTTGGCCTCTATGTACCGTGTTAAAATAATGATATCTTGTTGGGAACATTCCAACCACTAACTCTGGGGTCTGAACATTAAAAGAAACAATATGTTTTATGACGTGAAATGTTAAATTTGACTTGACGCTTACCCTTGTGAAAGTGACGTCTATAATCATCGGGTTACTTGCATGCAAACACTTTCGGTCTTGCGTAATAGTGTTTGATATAACCATTTTTTCTCTTACCACATTCGAGCTGCCATTTTCCACATATGTTGTGAAATAAGTGCAAGTGGtaagaaaaatgtttgtaataaaagaattaTCAGGAATTAAAAGTGTGTCCTACAGAATGAATAACCGCGATTTTTAAATTGgctaatattttgtaaataaatcATACCTGTTTATTTGAAGGCAATGTTAAAATCAtctgattttttaaagtactTGGAGCCAGAGTCGAGGGTTTGTCATAATGTTGTTTTATTAATCGACTGACATTATTTGTACACTTTTGGGTATCTGCCACGACCTTTTCCATGGGCTTTCCCTTTTCACTGGCAATTATTAGTTCTACTCCATTTGACATAACGTGAGTGGCAAGATTATACCTTGCTTCTTCCAATGTTTTCTCCGACACAGAGCCGTAAAGAACTTCATTTTCATGGTCCTGTACGTACCTCGTACTAATTCTTCCCGTCCTGTTATGTGCTTGGAAGCGAGAAACATATCTTCCATTGTGTTCTATAGTGATTCCAAAAgacaatttatatatttaatttatataagcGTTGTCAGCTAAATACAAATCTGAGGAGACAAAGGAAAGGGAAACGCGTAAAGCAGACAGTGctgggtgttttttttttacaaatatctTTAATCGAATCTATTAGTACAGTCGTAAAGTTGTTGTTTACAGAAATAGGGAGATGGTAGCAATCGAAaattttgtacatttttttccTATCTCGCTGATAGTCGCAGCCTCAACAACTAAAAAGTTTTTCTTagtttgtaataaaaatggtCCTCCGGTTCTGCATTTTAAATAGACGCAAATAAAAGTTTACACTTATTAGATATTTATATAATCGATTCGCACGGGTATATATGCATATAACTATAATTAATAGACTTGATATTAAAAAGTTGCACTTATTAGATATTTAATTAATCAATTCGCTATTCAATTAATAGCCTTGATATTAATACTCACAAATTTTCAGGAAACTTCAATTTTATTGTAAAGGTTTTCGGTTAAAGGCCCTATTTTGTTTTGTCAGAAGTAATGCAAAATAGCAAAAACTTCGTTAAACCCGATCGGCAGAACAACTATTTTGACCAGTACTGCATTCGGGTGGTTTTGGAACTCTCCACATCAGCGTTTAGTCCGTACTGAGGCGCTGCTTCCTCAGCACCGACCCAAAGGACTGCCGCCCTTCACCCAGAAAACCCTATCTTCCATTGTCGGATCCATTTGACAATGgcataaattacattttttcctTGATAATGCTGAATCGATGCATGATGCAACATTTATTGTTGTCGACGGGGAAAGGTTTGAGTGTCAGATCCTGCCAAAACTGtagtaaattttaaattgatagTTTTGAAACACAGAAGATATTGAAGGtacataataaataaatttcaaaaccTCAAAATATAGTCAATTTCTTTTTATTGATCATATCTATGTACATTTTTATAAGGTATTAGTAAGAGGataactaaataaaattaaatttatacatatatacatttaaTTCAGTTAAATATTGGTATATGCGATTCTTttattaaaacaaacaaataacagTTACTCATATTTACTAGAAAACCAGTACATGTAGGAAAATATCAGATGcaatgatatatatatataatatgctCATTATATGGTATATTTTAAGTTTGCTGAACGTCACCAGAAACCGAATACAATATTCACGAAATACAAGTTGCTTATTAAATTCCAGCAGTCTAAACTTcgtttattttaaacataacaaataaaaacctttccagaaatatttgttttctaGGATTGAActggattatttttaatcagTGCCTTTTTTACAAATCGATggataatttaaaaaataacagtTTAAAGTATGTTTTTATTATGTATtggtaaaatattaaaatttgttttttttttaatcttaaCTTTTAACTCTTGGTATgatataataatgtataatttCTGTGGGCGTAAATGTTAATTTCGATGTGATAGTTAGAACAATGTGAATCGTGAATCGTTAATACAAACTTCATTGCTATTTCTTATACTCTAACAAAAATGCACCTTGTTCAGATTGGGGTTGGCCCGTTGAAtttggaaaatttaaaattaatttcaagaATAAAAGACATATGTAAATTTTAGATTAGATGATGCAAAGATAATGCTTTATTTTTGATTCAGAAACAGAAATgtgttatatttgtttgtaAAAAATTTGGGTAATGTAGAAGACTCcttttgataaatattttatcctTGACTAGTAATCGGACATCTTCCAAAGAGGGACAGGACTATGTGTGAActatggttttgttttttagtCGATAACTAAAGTTGGAAATAGAATAACAAGGtaagataaattttaaagtgAGATTTTCACTGAATTGGTCGTTGTCGACAATCGTATGGATTGTCTACTTGATTTAGCGTACCAAAGATCGACATCACCAACAATGCTTTCTAATGATGCAGTTCGATCGCTCAATTCATTAAGCCCAACTTCCGTTGTCAAAAAGCCGTTTTGAGCTTTTAAAACTTTAGTTTCATTTGAGCTCTGTGTGGTGTGAGAAAAAGAATTCATGGAATCGGTTGGTTGAATTTCTATAAATGCGTGCCTCTTTTGCAACGAAACTGAGTGATCATATTCGCTTCCTACAGTTGACAATACCGTACTAAATTCGCCGGGCCGTCGGCCGGATACATATAGTGTTACTACACTTGGATCTGGATGTTGCACTGCTATTTGACTTTGTTTATTACGCTTGTGTCCACTGTTTCCTTTTCGTGATTTCTTTCGGTGGTTTTTTGTAAACTGCGACTCGTTGCTGACTGACTCAATATCCGCATCGGTCCCAGCATTATCGATTACATCCGTTTTTAGTAATGACCGTGACAAATCGTCCAAGTCCTGCAAATTTTCACCTAAAAATATTGGTGGGGGTAAAGTGTTCGATATAGCTTGAGCCAGCGACAAAGACTCCTGCTGTTGCTGAATAAGTAACTGTTGCAACAATAAATTGTTTACATGTGCAGCTGGTCCAACAGACTGTATATTCTGAACAGATGGTGTGGCAACTATGGTGTCTACACTATATTCTGTAGCTGTTATAGTTTGTGCAGTAGTATCATATACAGTAGTTAAAATCTTTTTACCCTGAAAGGTCACCGGAAGTATAGTAGATTTCCCATCAAATATTGTAGTTACATATGTGGAAGTGTGGGTACGATATTCTGTGATAGGTTCAGTGGGTGCAACAACTGGTGCGGCATTTGGATTTCCGACAGCACCTATTATTGGATGAGCGGGTAAGTTCAAATTTCCCAAAAGTAACTGGGATAGTAATATGTTAGCAAGCGGTGCATTATCAGAAATTTGAGGCTGAATTGTAGTTACTAGATACTCTACAGAATATGCTGTGGATGGAATAATATGTGAAAAGGACGTCTTCCTACCGCGTATTGTAGTTGGTGTAAATATTACAGAACTAGTGACAGACTcatgcaacaaatattttgtatgttCTGTGGCACCAGCAATATTTATACTAGAGGTTTCCCGATTCAGGTATAATGAACTCAATCCGTTGGTCCCTAATACTTTCACATACTCATTTGGACCCAACAGTTCGGTGCTCGTTTTGGCAGTGACAATGTTTTTGTACTCAGTTACATGACCGCTAACTACAGGTATAGTAACCTCAGATGGTAGAAAATGAGTAACTGTTATAGTTTGAACTTCATGTTCTATAGATGGCGAGTCAGAGGGGTATTCAATTCGATTACGACCCCGACCCCTTCCTCTATTCAATGTGTTAGAGTTCGAATTTCGGGAACGGGGCGTACTTGGTAATCGTCCGTGGTCTAcattatttttgttgttatAGCTAGCATAGCTCTTTAGCCTGCGGGTGCTTGAATTTCCTGTGTTTGGTCCAACAGGTCGCCTTACTGAGGCGTTAGCAGTTGTTTGTTGACGTCGAAAGTTATTAGAACTTGAACGGGTAGTGCCTTTTAGTGTAGCATCTTTTTCTCTTAACGTAAATTGAGGGCGTTTTGTTGTCGGCCTAGTCGGTCGAATTGTTCTTAGATTAGTCGCTGTTGTTAAGTCCATCATTGTTGTCTGCGCGTGGAGGTTATGCCCCTGTGGAGAATGAAATCTTGATCCGAATCTAGAAGATGATTTATCCCTCGGGGAGGATGTGGACTCTGCACGATCGTCAGAGCCCATAAGCTTTGATTCTTCTTTGGTAAATGTCGCTGTTTGGTTTTGACGACGGAATCGAAATCTGTTTCTTTTTACAGTATCTGCTTGCCGACGAACTCTCCTTCCAGATTTAGCGCGCGATAAATTGCGAAAAGAGCGCTTACTACGGTCAACCTTTTCCTGAAGCTCATATTCTTCAGCGTTGCTTGCATCATCTTCTTCAAACTCAGAATCATCTGTAGAAACATTATCATTTGTTTTCACGTCCTTAAGACTTTCATCCTTCTGCTGATTTTGGAATAGTCCTCGCGGAGGAAAAAGTGTATTTTGCGGTCTTGTTCTTGGCTGAAGACCAATAGGCCTCTGAAAGCTTCGAGGCCGAGGATTGGCCGTCGTTGTTGTTGAGCTGCTTGTTGTTGTAGAAATTTTTGAACGGACCGATAATGGGTTTCGTCTGAGCGAAACTCCTGCGGAACTGGAAGTTGGACGGGTAACTGGCGTAAAGCCACTGGGTCCATTTATAGGCCGACGAAATCTCAGTAGAGGGTTGCTATTGCGTTTAACGTTTTCTTCCTCATCAGCATCTTCATCTGTTGAATTCTCTTCTTCAACACTACTTTCGGAGCTTAGCTCCTTGGCCAATGTCACGGACTGCGAAAGCCTATCGCTTACCACTAACCCTGAGTTAGTTGGCTTTATGCGTAATCTAGAGTTGGATATTGCAGAAACACGAAAGCCGGGAACATTTGATGAACGATAagaaacatttatattttgtctCCTGGAACTAACGACTGGGCGTGAAGATGAAGCAAACCGATTTTTCGAAGGTAAAAAGGCAAGATTAGACTGGAGAGTACTATCCGCTTCGATTAAACTTGTCAATGACTTAGTTGGTCGCCCAAACAGGCGCCTTGATGGCTGCCCTTGGAATAAACTAGACTCGTTGGGATTAATTGGTACATTGGAAATTATACCCCTTCGCGACGAGCTATATCTACCGGCTGATTTTaaagcaggtgttgctgttaTAGTGGGTGTGATATCCGATCTTGTTATTATTGTCGCGCTACTTGGGGCTAAAGTTTTCTGTTTTGGTGCGAACGTAGGTCTGTTTCGTGAGGCAAACGGCCGTATTACAGGTGCGAATGCCCGCTTCGTACTTTGTGGTGAATAATTTGACAACCCTTCACTAGTTAGCTCTGAATCTGAAATAGTATGTTCATCACTTACAGATCTGGTAGTTTTTGTTAGCTCAATAGAATTGGCTTGTGCCGTATTTGAGATTTTAACAGTTGTTGGAAGCAAAATATCGTCAGACTGAGGCTTTTCAAAGAAAAAACTTGATGTACTTTCTATTATTTGTGCATATCGATTGTCTATGACAGTTCCAATAACTTTTGATTGGTATAAGGTTGTAGTACTATTTTGGATACGCTTTCCTTCAATGAGCCTTACTAAACCCgttttatacaattttagGCTGGATAAGCTATCATCAAGTGAGTTAGTTGACAGCTTGGCTAAAATTGACTTTTTGGATTCGTCAATTTGTAACCGCGATGTGCTACTGGTTACCAAAATATCATGTCCCTCACTGTTCATTGAAGTTAAAATTTCCGTTGTAAAATACAAAGTGCTGACTTCATCTGCAtcaattatttgtttataatcgTACAAAACAGCATCCGGTGCACCAGTTATAATCTGTTGATCTATTGAAGTAACAGGCTGACTAGGTTTAAGTTCTATTGCCGAAGTGCCTGACAATGAAATAGAATCCTCATTGGATGTCACTAAATTTGTAACAGTTTCGAATCTTGAATCGATAATTGTCTTATTAACATCATATGATGTGGTATAATAGGTATAAGTAGTGTAATATGTGGTAATGTCAGAATGAAGGCTTTGATCAGTTAACGTGGAAATAATGGTATTTTCATAATTGGATTTCGAATGAATATTCGTATCGCCATCCAACCGACCTGAATTTTCATCAGTTGTCCGTGAATCATCAACAGCTAATACTGTGACGTTAGTTGGTTCTATCACATTGGATATCGTTTCCTCTCTGCTTAATGTTGTAATCTCACCATCCTTTGCTAACTTCGTCCAATATGTAAATGTTGTGTAGTAAGTAATAGGAAATGAAGAATCCTCTAAATTTACTATTTTTGTAGGTTGCAAAGTTTCAGTACCCACGTTGGTTACAGTTTCAAGACGACTGATAACATTTGTGTCATCACCTACGTACATTGTCGTATAAAAGGTAAATGTTGTAAAACTAGTTTGGAGAAGAAACGTTGCTGATGGTATAATCTCCTCCGTATTACTTTCTGAGCTTACTTGGTCGTCCAGGGgactttttttaataaaaggtTTTGTATTGTCCATGTTGCTTGAGTTGCTCGAATTTACACCTATTTCAAATGTCATAAGTTTTTCGTTTGTCTGCTTCGTGTCGTCTGCTTCGAGTGCTGAGATATTTAGCTTAGTTGTTTTCTGATCGCTTTCCATAATATAATTGGTTTGAAAGTTCGACATTTGTTCAGTTATATAATTTGTGACTACCTCGGTTCGAGTTTGTATTTCAGTATCATTATCTGTGAAAATCGATGTATAATATGTATATGTTGTGAACAATGTTTTACTATATTTTAAATCGTCGAGATAGGTAGTTAATAACTGATtggtattttctttttcagcggtatttactttactttccTGGATTAATAGACTAGCAATCTCGACAGGGATAGTAAACTTGGGTAATAAAGGTGAATCTTTTTGGTCAGCTAGCCGCATTGTGTTTTCAGAAATCTGGTTTTCGGCAATATTATCCAAAGTGTTTGACTTAAAATCAACATTAGACGGAAGTGTTGAAGAAGCAATATTTGTAATGATTTCTGTGTGGCTAGATATGGTAGTGCGAGATCCTTCAAAGAATGTTGTCAAATATGTGTAAGTAGTATACAGCGTTTTATATAATAGATCCACATCATCAGTAGCACTATCGTAGTCGTCATCTTCATTTTCATAATCATTTTCTGTCGTCACATCATAATCTTCCGAATCTCGAACTGTAGTTTCGTCTATATCATCTATTAACTCAGTAGACATTAAATTTCCATGTTGCTCTTTAACAGTCTCTTGGGACGTATTACCATCATTCAGTACTGTCGATTGGGAAGCTTGTATGCAATAGTATTTAGTAGTTTCTACAATGTTATAAGCAAAAAGAGGATTGGCATTAATAACACTACTATCATCGCCATCAGTCGGTGTCTTAAGCATCTGAGTAAGAAATACTTGTGAAGTTGTTTGATTGCATAATTCTTCAAAATTATTCTCGTTCTCATTACTTGCCCCAACAACTTGTTTATCACCAAAGCTGTCGCTATTAACGTCAGTAACAGTTTGATAGGTCAAGCTATCAtgcatttcatttcttttagATATTTCAGTTTTTTCTTGGTCAGCAGAATTTAATTTGGAGCTCGAAGAATTGGTTAGCTCAACAAAACTTGTGAAAGGATCGTCATCAATAAATACAGTTGTAGCGCCTTCCTGTTTTTGAATATTTGGTTCAATGTGATTTGTTGAATTTTGCGAACAATCATTAGTATAACAGAGTGAAGATTGAAGATTCTTAACTTCATTTGAAATCAATAGAACCCCTTCATCAGATAAAACTGAACTATTTTCTACCGCCTcagaaaatatattgttaaagTTCGATGTTGACAGAATAGTTGACTCTGGAGTTAATACGATATTTGAGTGACTCTCTTCCTCACTTGAACTTGCAAAAATATCTGTCCCAAGACTTGACATTGTGGAATAGATTTCGGTGTTGTTAAAGATTGTGACCGGTTCTAAAGTACTCGGTGATATTTCGAAAGTTTGGCTGTTGTAGTCGTGCATTGACAAAGGTTGTAAAGTGGGCTTGCCTTTGATCGATGTAACGTGTCCAAAATGTTGAGTGCTCTGTATGGTACTGGGAGAAAAAACAATGACACTATCGCCAACAATAGTGGTAAACTCTGCAAATCCGTAATATGTTACTGAAGATAAGACTTGCTTATAGGGAGATTTTCTAGTATGCTCTTGTTCTTCAACATTTTGTTCAGTACGTGATTTCTGTTCATATTTTCGTTCTTCCCTTGGAACATATAAGCCAGGGACTGTCTGATTTGACGCAGAAAATTCACCAAAGTGACTTTTAATTGTATACGTTTCCAAATATTCAATCGATGACACCTTATCATCaactaatttattaattttttcttttctttttgtgTCAAAGTTGGAAGCATTAGTGTTGACTACAGGTTCCAGAGATCCTAACAGTTTATCCTGATGATCAGGATTTCTTAGTTCTCTTACTTTTGTACTTTGTTGGATTACATAATCCGTGTTTCCCACAAATTCTCCACG encodes the following:
- the LOC119558188 gene encoding uncharacterized protein LOC119558188 isoform X1 — encoded protein: MLQPREANRISDCSLKKISSLPCRINMIYFKYRNQNWSLALLTALILTIVHIDASQAINQPFLVSPTPTLPAIAADDITTVLLVNNESGHVGDIHGRFLTVRPEIGVLTSTARTFIQDGTTTEFATKIVGTTLNNGRLYAQYLRKSSRVLYENENLSPSVVTSWVGEGDSHQTPLFLQSHNDLFNSDDADWQDIDDSLGVNRGEFVGNTDYVIQQSTKVRELRNPDHQDKLLGSLEPVVNTNASNFDTKRKEKINKLVDDKVSSIEYLETYTIKSHFGEFSASNQTVPGLYVPREERKYEQKSRTEQNVEEQEHTRKSPYKQVLSSVTYYGFAEFTTIVGDSVIVFSPSTIQSTQHFGHVTSIKGKPTLQPLSMHDYNSQTFEISPSTLEPVTIFNNTEIYSTMSSLGTDIFASSSEEESHSNIVLTPESTILSTSNFNNIFSEAVENSSVLSDEGVLLISNEVKNLQSSLCYTNDCSQNSTNHIEPNIQKQEGATTVFIDDDPFTSFVELTNSSSSKLNSADQEKTEISKRNEMHDSLTYQTVTDVNSDSFGDKQVVGASNENENNFEELCNQTTSQVFLTQMLKTPTDGDDSSVINANPLFAYNIVETTKYYCIQASQSTVLNDGNTSQETVKEQHGNLMSTELIDDIDETTVRDSEDYDVTTENDYENEDDDYDSATDDVDLLYKTLYTTYTYLTTFFEGSRTTISSHTEIITNIASSTLPSNVDFKSNTLDNIAENQISENTMRLADQKDSPLLPKFTIPVEIASLLIQESKVNTAEKENTNQLLTTYLDDLKYSKTLFTTYTYYTSIFTDNDTEIQTRTEVVTNYITEQMSNFQTNYIMESDQKTTKLNISALEADDTKQTNEKLMTFEIGVNSSNSSNMDNTKPFIKKSPLDDQVSSESNTEEIIPSATFLLQTSFTTFTFYTTMYVGDDTNVISRLETVTNVGTETLQPTKIVNLEDSSFPITYYTTFTYWTKLAKDGEITTLSREETISNVIEPTNVTVLAVDDSRTTDENSGRLDGDTNIHSKSNYENTIISTLTDQSLHSDITTYYTTYTYYTTSYDVNKTIIDSRFETVTNLVTSNEDSISLSGTSAIELKPSQPVTSIDQQIITGAPDAVLYDYKQIIDADEVSTLYFTTEILTSMNSEGHDILVTSSTSRLQIDESKKSILAKLSTNSLDDSLSSLKLYKTGLVRLIEGKRIQNSTTTLYQSKVIGTVIDNRYAQIIESTSSFFFEKPQSDDILLPTTVKISNTAQANSIELTKTTRSVSDEHTISDSELTSEGLSNYSPQSTKRAFAPVIRPFASRNRPTFAPKQKTLAPSSATIITRSDITPTITATPALKSAGRYSSSRRGIISNVPINPNESSLFQGQPSRRLFGRPTKSLTSLIEADSTLQSNLAFLPSKNRFASSSRPVVSSRRQNINVSYRSSNVPGFRVSAISNSRLRIKPTNSGLVVSDRLSQSVTLAKELSSESSVEEENSTDEDADEEENVKRNSNPLLRFRRPINGPSGFTPVTRPTSSSAGVSLRRNPLSVRSKISTTTSSSTTTTANPRPRSFQRPIGLQPRTRPQNTLFPPRGLFQNQQKDESLKDVKTNDNVSTDDSEFEEDDASNAEEYELQEKVDRSKRSFRNLSRAKSGRRVRRQADTVKRNRFRFRRQNQTATFTKEESKLMGSDDRAESTSSPRDKSSSRFGSRFHSPQGHNLHAQTTMMDLTTATNLRTIRPTRPTTKRPQFTLREKDATLKGTTRSSSNNFRRQQTTANASVRRPVGPNTGNSSTRRLKSYASYNNKNNVDHGRLPSTPRSRNSNSNTLNRGRGRGRNRIEYPSDSPSIEHEVQTITVTHFLPSEVTIPVVSGHVTEYKNIVTAKTSTELLGPNEYVKVLGTNGLSSLYLNRETSSINIAGATEHTKYLLHESVTSSVIFTPTTIRGRKTSFSHIIPSTAYSVEYLVTTIQPQISDNAPLANILLSQLLLGNLNLPAHPIIGAVGNPNAAPVVAPTEPITEYRTHTSTYVTTIFDGKSTILPVTFQGKKILTTVYDTTAQTITATEYSVDTIVATPSVQNIQSVGPAAHVNNLLLQQLLIQQQQESLSLAQAISNTLPPPIFLGENLQDLDDLSRSLLKTDVIDNAGTDADIESVSNESQFTKNHRKKSRKGNSGHKRNKQSQIAVQHPDPSVVTLYVSGRRPGEFSTVLSTVGSEYDHSVSLQKRHAFIEIQPTDSMNSFSHTTQSSNETKVLKAQNGFLTTEVGLNELSDRTASLESIVGDVDLWYAKSSRQSIRLSTTTNSVKISL
- the LOC119558188 gene encoding uncharacterized protein LOC119558188 isoform X3; translated protein: MLQPREANRISDCSLKKISSLPCRINMIYFKYRNQNWSLALLTALILTIVHIDASQAINQPFLVSPTPTLPAIAADEHNGRYVSRFQAHNRTGRISTRYVQDHENEVLYGSVSEKTLEEARYNLATHVMSNGVELIIASEKGKPMEKVVADTQKCTNNVSRLIKQHYDKPSTLAPSTLKNQMILTLPSNKQV